TAAAGCTTGATTTAGACTGTGACACCAGTTCGTATAATAAAGGCTGCCAATaacagttaattttttaaatttaatgtcgttaaaaaaattgtagcatatttaatttcctaatcaatgtttcgttaaatattttatctggacgaatgtcttaaaatatttcctaaaacaggcctgttatataatattgcataaatacCTGCTCACGATCTAATTTCCAATTGCAATGACTCGAACAGTATTCCATTGATACCATTCTTTTAATGTTAaccgtttaatttcattaatctctcatttctgttcccacgtgactgaataaaacacttaataatacattacataattacaatattcatggaaattctcgtcctcgtacatcatattacaaaaattaaaattggagaatttcctttatcatcgaaaagatttttcattataaaaataaaataaaaacgctgttaatcctttgttaatttatatgttttcttgaatttaggaaccagcactaataataaatgagtaactaaatgaataataagtaaatctgtcgaattttataattagacatatctaattagatatgttttataattgtaatgttattataatacgattagactaaataattatattataatgttataatagaattgtttacgaatgatattctataaatacgacgattatcaaatatataattttgtatataaaattttttatgatttttgtgaaatgcgtttataattttggtaagatgtttttataatctttattaaatgttttgttagggatatcttcgtatcccttagtgcctcatcctggccgccccgaggtcgtcgccgacgcgtcaccggcgcgtccaccgcgtaccactctgcttgtttcttatggtcacagtctgtgggacccatgtgcacgctagccacgttttgtactaatgtttattaaaccacgttgtgttaagtaattaacctgtgtctctcacttccatacctcttatcatgtttctatcatttttagaaaatgtttcctcgattaataaaatgtagttataattcttacaaaatgtagttgtaattcttacaaaatgtagttataattcttagaaaatgtttctataattcttatataatgtttaaataacttttataaaatgaatgatGAGAAGTTTGATACAAAATTTGCAAGCTTTCCGTGAGATTAGGGTTATCCAGAAGTTCtggaaaaatattaatccttcgctcctgcgttgtcatattttcgtttcgttatcggatataaatgattcagctagagccgataatcgaatgcttttttcgaatacaaaagtgagtttggtttttatttcctGTGGATTGAGATTCTCTTCGCTCTGCGTGAATACATTGGCATGCATATCATACTAACTGTTGTTGCTGCAgactgcattgattttaatcgcgcaaattttctcatatattaccatcgaaatctaacatgagtatttcaacgagatttaatgtgcagtaatattagattaaaaattacaaaatttaaatttgttgcattcaattcatttattttgtgtataataatctagttttattttgagtttattcaatatttatagtttatatacataattatttatagttcatttagaactctttttacatgtacacaattatttatatcttttatacgatttattctatatacacatacgtaattatttatattttattcagggtatattttatacgatatattttatacaattattcatattttatttctaatttactctatatgtacataattattaatgtcttctcgaaaatatacatatctacatgtaattttagtgacgccttatttcaaattcattttgtataaacataattgtttatgctttatttatttgttctatatacgcatcattacatatgctttaattaaatgctgtcttaattgttatactttaaaattgattttatgcgtaactattcaaatttgacttaaatttttcgacaagatatattaacgcaacaaacattccaaaaataaaattgacattcgcgtaaacgattcttgaaagtatttctattttaataaatcaaatacttgctcgCCTCGAAATGCAATCAGCCATTTTGCATACAAACATTTGAGCGGAACACTGAATTGACATCCGCAAACTTAGAACTTCGAGTAACAAAACGACGGCTCCATTTCTtgataaaaatcaaatttccctttccagctttatccatttcttttaccgtactgttttagaatttttcatatattcCACGCCGGGGAACCGCTACACTCCAGCAGATTAACAATCTTTTTGTTTCTCCTCTCGTTCGGAGAACAAAGCAGGTTGATTTTATGGCCGCCATGCAATCTTTCGAGAGCGCGTTGCAAGAAGCAGTATAATTTCCGACAGAACCATTCCTCTGGCGTGGAAAGAATTTTACAGACTATTCCGGCTTCAGCTAATCTGTCCACAAAGTTTTAAGTCCATGATCTTATTACTCTCGTTTCGAAAAATGACCGAAGATCAAtttctgttttggttgttccgatttttagaaaaacacttctatataaaagaatattcgtACGTTCGTATAATTTTTCCTAAATAAACAGCGAGAATGGGATACTTTTAgatcatttaaaagttattcattaataatattattaatattaatattattcatatattaacaattttattattaatactaaaacatttcaaaatttcatatatttgattaatcatttaattgattaatcaattaaattaaacttgcaaagcaaagtaatatgacatcgattactatttcaacattcttatctattgcaaatcttaatagaattaagaaacttttatgaatgagcatagaaattagattttaaataattttgtcactcGCATACAGGTGAcgtagtcaaagtgttaatgatgcaattaatataatttaatagtttCACTTAAGTTGGATACGTTAGAATTAAcagttaatttttgtataaataatttcgaaaatgaatATCTTATCGGTGTTTGGGTCAAAATAATTGGTACAAGTAGCTTTTTCAAGTGTCGGTAATTGGGACAtctgcattatttttattcttcattaatttcacatcaaatttatgctttctacaagtatttatatatatatatgcaacagatgaacaaaaaatcatgcttaATGTGTCGGTAATTGGGACCCTTACCCTACAGTGCACGTTACAGTGCATTCTTCTAGAGCACATTGAGCGTtacaaaataatgtacatcctcgtccaaaagtattggaactatatttatttagcataaattataatattaaaaataaacaaacatggaaaataaagaagaaataaagaagaagTAAATTTAAGAATAAGTTAAAATAATTCAGGCAATTTCCTATCGAATTTTCTGCAAGCCTTCTGATACTTTTGTAGGGGGGTGTACGAAGCACCCGGACACCGAGCGACTGCGATCTCTTTAAAAATCGAACGAGAATCAACGTTCTTGGAGAAAAAGCGCTCGTTTACGATTTGGTCCAGcaattaataattagtttatTGGGTTGTTGGCGGTGAAACGTGCTCGACGTGCGGAACGCTTTAATTGAAATTGGAGCAgaagcggctccgtggtcaataTTCCATGAATATTTTGCACTTGCGAAAGAACTCCATGAATGCCACCTCCTCTGCCGGCATTATTAAATCGCCGGCGTCTACCGTAATGTATTGTGCGTTACGTATTGTCGGTGTATGAAAACAAGCGcgaacggcgccgcgccgcgccgggataaAGGGAACGCAACCATAATATGCTGACGATAATGAAAGTGTGTTGCCGGCAAGAACGGTCAAAAGTGCCCTAAATTCGGCTCGCCGCGATGTCGAAATACGATGAAGCTGCAAATAACTTGTGCCAGCAGAAACCACCGCCTGCCGAAATATGGCTTTGCAATCGTTATTTGCAACGTTGTTTGTTAAATACGGGCCTTGAAACGCGACGCGGGCGACCTTTACCGCGATTCCGTGCCAATTCCCGTGATTCCGTATTTAATTgttgagaaaatattattagcaacgttataagcaattattattatttttattatttaaattggttTCTTTCATGAATTCGGACGTATTTTGAACGAAGACTTTGTGGAAATTGTGGAAGCTTTCATTGGACGgatgtttttttaaacattgtttataccggcctttattggcaaatttttgacaatggattcgttgataaattttgtcagtatctgatttattatacttgtttcttatttttggaattgtaactcaattgtgattataaatgttaattgaaaattcgataTTATTTCACTTTATATATAAGTACGATTGTAATATAACTTGGGCACACTTACAATGAAAATCATATAAAAGACTATGACTTTTCTTTTTGGCTTCTTTAATATTATAACTTTTAACAGCAACTTTCATTGTAAGTTAATTGTGATTTAATATCATTGATATTtcaatcaattaatttcaatcagaactttgatttcaattatcgatatttattaaaaatttgcggtaacctcaatgttattattactgtaattttcaagttactttgggcacgatttcaataaaaattgtgtaggaactgtatttgaatgatcttaattcttttccttcatttgatgttgcaacttttaatagcacatttaattgtatctcttataatttactaccattatcttcagaacaaaaattgtaatttaattatgatttacaataaatacaagtatccaatacattcgaatatactgtaattcgaatataccgtgtcgaatatactgaatatactgtaattatcagactgcagacttttatgcatttatggcaaaaatgtgtcacactgttttcgacttatcaaaactattccaagaaacaatttatttttacacaatgtagatatttcttacaaccgtgttggaaaattgatattttgcataaagatccgcagtttagtaattacaattatatgaaaactcgataaaaattataataactccTTGACAAGATAATTTAAGAGGCTTGTCTTAaatagaacaccctgtataactagcGTTGACATTTCCAAAATATCACCGTAAACATTAACATGTTCAACTTTCTGAACAAACCCTCCTCAGGCCGTCGTAAAGAAGCAAGCtaacaataagtaaataaaaccgCAGCGTTCATTCGACAGAAAAGTGTACTTTGCAAGTGCAGGGACGTACTCCTTGGAAAAAAGATCACACTCCCCGACGTTTGAGCTTGACACACAATGTAAAATTACCTTGTTCAACTTTCTCCTATTTACTACAGAAACAGCGGCTCTCTCGAAATACCATCGTTCCGACTATTgtacatacaatttcattcTCAGCCTCAGTCTAAGTCTCAGTCTAAGTCTCAGTCTCATTCTTAGCCCCATTCTCAGACTCACTCCCATTCACAGTCTTACACTCAGTCTTAATCTGAGTCCCATTCTCGGTTTCAGACCCATTCTCAGACCCATTCTCAGACCTATTCTCAATCCCATTCTCAGCCTCATTTTCAGCCCCATTCTCAGTCCCATTTTCAGTCTCATTCTCAGattcattcttattcttatGCTCGCCCTCATCCTCATTTTCCGAAGCCAGTCCCCGCCCGTGCTGCTCTACGTCGGAATTCGGCACGCTCAGCACTATTGCGTTCCGGAAAAAAGTGCGTGAGCGGTGTCGTCACACCGAAAAATCGGTTTAAAAGCCAGCCAAATCGTCCAAGCATTCAGTTCGCTACGATTGTTCAACCGATTCTACATCGATGAATTCGTTAACAGCATGTCTGTGCGGTTTGTTGGTAGCTGCGATGGCAGTGCAAGCAATGCCAGCTGGCAAACTGGAGACCAAGATGGCCGAATCCTCGGCGATCAGTCCCAAGGATTTCCATTTGGAGGATGCGGGTGCTGAGAAGGACAGGCTGAAGAAGCAGGCGTCCTTCTGCGTGGAGATCCGTCCAGGTGCTCAAAATGGACAGCAGGTGTCTCAGGATGGGTCGCAGATGAAAATGCAGGGCCTGAGCGTGGTGCAACAATCGCAGGTGGCGCCAAAGATGCAGAGTTACAGCTTCCAGCAGGCCCCGCAGCCTGTGCAGTCTCTGGGAGTCTTCCAGGCTCCTCAGGTAGCAATTGCGTCGTGCTTTCTAATTTACCATGCTTCTCTCGACGCATAAATTCACTATGATCTGCATGTATCTTGATTTTGTGTTATTTCTTGAGAATCGTGAGAGATTTAAAGTTTTCGACAAAAGTTGTTCGTTTTTCGTAAGAGCTCTCATTTAGTAAATAATTCATCGATTGTTAATTTCGATCGATGAAAATGTACACGTAATTCTCCATTTTGTGTCATAAgtctttgtaattatttgtataatttaaaggGAGAACTTATGCGttcgaagttttttttatcgcttatggttacagtaacacttaatttctcggtgattcgaagaatttattcgaaaaattgattcaaaggatgtcttcgaaacgttattcgagaatttattcgaatcattatttgaatgtaacataattcgaataaaactttactcgaatcattatttgaaagaaactttattcgcgaatcattatttgaataaaactttattcaaatcattatttgaattcgttatttgaataaagttatatttgaataatttattcgaaagattagtcgaataaaattttatccgtaaaatttattttcaaactgtacgaaaaaatattcataaaatttattcgaattgttcaaatgaaattCTACTTGTATAATGTCCAACTCTGCTATTCCGCCATATCGTTGATTTCATCGCCACTGTGAATTCTGTTGGCGTAGTACCGATCTCCAAACTTCAACGCTAATTGATAGTTCTTAAAAATTCGTACCGACGGAGCTTGTGTGTGTTATGAAATAGTTTTCCATCCTCAGGCATACGTGGTGCCCCAGCAGTCGTTCGTGGTTCCCCAGCAGGTGGTGCCCCAACAGGTGGTTCCCCAGCAGATGATGCACCAGCAGGTGGTCCCTTCGGTGCAGACTCTGCAGATCATCCAGCCATCTCAACCTTGCCCTCAGGAGTCGAAGGTGCAGATCGTAGAAAGGAGAGTCGAGGTCCCAGCACCGACTCCAGTCCCCGAAGTGGTCACTGTAAAGCCCCAGCCCCAGCCCGAGAGGATCGTGGAACCGCAGACTCAGGTGATCGAGACCATTAAGCTGGTCCCAGTGCCCCCAGTTTGCAAGGATAAACTGGTTGTCGTGCCCTCCAAGCCCATGGTGGTCGTTCCTGAGCCAACTATCGTCAAGGTGCCTCATTGCACTCATCAAAGCGAAGGGATGACCTGCAACTGCAATCAACAGGCGATAAGGGCTGCCGCCGTAGGACCTGTTGATCACATGCATCACATGCACATGAGGGCTCATACTCATCCCATGCACCTTGGCAAGATGATGACTGACTTTCGTTTCCTCAAGGACCCAAAAGCTTAGAGGTAGGTGAGGAAATGTGTTAAATGAGCATTATTTAGGGACTTCGGAGTGTTAACCAACGCGGGGGTGCTATTGAAATATGAATTCAGGCAATTTTATGAATCTAGGGAATTTCGGTTTCATGAATCGGTGGCTATCTTTCGGGGATTCACAGTAAAACAGGTTAGGGaagtttttgtttatttgttaacctGGTTTTACGAGATTCACAATGTTGAATTCTGGgggaaattctgttttataattgcatcaatgcagaacagaatTATTTGGAACTTAATTCAAATGGACGGGTTGACTTTTTTAGATCCAAGTTCAGGAAATGTGTGGTTATGTTTGTCAGTTTCCGGCACTCTGCATCGAGATTCCTTCAAGTTAGATGCTTGAGTAAATTGATAGTTCGTAGGGTTGAGaaggaaaaattttcaattctgagtctagcagtttggggaattcttgttttatgaatTGGTGGCTATCCACAGGGATTCGCAAAGTGGCAAACTAGAGAATTATTGGATTATAAATTCATAACAGTGCAGGTTACTTACGATATTAAATTCTAGGGGATTTTTTACTATGTAGAGCAGAATTGTTTGGACCCATATTCAAATGAAAAGTTGATTTCCTTTTTAGCTTCAGGTGTAAAAAATGTGAGGTTATGTTTAACAGTTTCAGACATTATAATATTGGGATTCCTTCGTGACAGAAGCTTAAGTAAATTAATGGTTTTTCAGCTtgagatttttcagtttttcagtccaggaaattttgtgtttcataaATTGCTGGCTTGTCTCTGGATATTCAGTGTGTGGCAAGCTATagatttgatttataaatagaatgtttGGGGACAGAGTGGTGGTCTagtgaaaatgttatttttataagtccatctatacagtaaatatctattttaatcTTTATTCAAACGAAAAGTTGATTTTTTAGCTCTGAATCTAGTAAATGTGAGGTTACGTTTGGATACTTTTGCAGCACGACGTATTTCTTAcactacaaaattaaaatttcttctcttcttctataAGATGTTTAATTAAACGCATGATTCATGGGGCTCGGGCAaaatcaaaaaatattaaacgaccTTTCACGAATCCGTGGCAGTTTAAGGCTAGGGAATTATTGGTTTATGTGCTGGCAACAGCGCCTAGGGGATTCAAAATGTGGACTTTTagcaattcatgtgaaacaaaataattcaaaactttatttcattaatcctgagtgatttttattgaagtttctgggattattaaataataattattaaggatATTAAATAGACGGGGACATTAAAAgagggaattaaattaacattgcaAAAATTCGTTATCCGATGCGAGAATAATAATTCCAACAATGTGTAGATTTATTTCAGCGAGCCTGGTGAAACTGCGAAATTTAATTTCGGCACATTCTCTGTATCGCAGATGAGCAATACACGTTGGATTTTCTGATGACTCTACAGCGAACGCGATGACGATCGATCTGTAGGACTCTAAAAGTAGATTCCGATGTAATGCTTCTGTACGCTCTGCGagatcaaataaaatgaaaaatttgatgaTACAATCACGTTGTTCAGCCGGCTAATTAGCCAACAACTCCCTGTAATAAATTTCCTACGAGCTAATTTAATTCCCCATCGGAAGTTTCCTCACCAATATTTAAATCTTCGGTCcctctatttattttaaattacgctTTTCGGTTCGGCGGCTTTTCACGTGAAATAATTACACGCCGTTTAATTTATCTCATTACGTTCATACTTGCTACAATTACGTCATTGATTAAACAACGAACAGCCGTACTTTTAATAATGACTCGAACATTTGATACGATTTTAACACACTTCCCGGCCATTAATTCTTTTCAGTTTCTATTCTTatcgttgtttaaataatttattaaatggaaggtatcgctattacgaaatatttaaacaatttcgcaaaattaagctaaaaaagGTAGTAGGCTCCTATATATTTTGtgacttttatataaattaatttcgagcgatggataagcatataattttataaatttggcaTACTTTGGGCAGACTTGGCATActtttacactgtccgacacgatttttgggttcctatagccactatgaaattcttgtagagcttcactccctgaacaagaatccgtaaaccgaattactccatcaccctcagttttttaaataaacgaacttttgtaaaaacccaaaattttcgacaaaaatgaggtattgcaagagaaaagtaaaaacgttagaaagttctaattggtgttgaaagatagaggagttaccaactccaaatactctggtgtgattttttgtgtgaaatataacacagtttggtgattattatccacagaagtatgtaaaaaaaaacagaacattgaagtactaaacaaagttcaaatattatttacgaaaagtggatgCCCCATTGGATCTCTCCATCGGTGTCGATTACGCATAGTTTCGGCCCTGtcagacagagagaagcgagcagcgaagctcatggcggcaaaacgtcgtgtacatgttgccgtcgaacattttctcgatctactcgaaatgtatatcgttccgacgcttttaccgggccgtttcttcttcagaaatgtctacagaatccgatcctgggtagagttttcgtgccgaacaaaaaacttttcgtaaaaatacaaaaatattgcgcagaaactgctcacgtcgacacttttttaaattttcacattaatttattgttatttaggaccaaaaacaattaataaattgcatgtcattatattcgggaaactctcctctatcttttaacactaattagaactttctaacgtttttacttttcatgcaatacctcattttcgtcgaaaattttgggttcttacaaaagttcgtttatttaaaaaactgagggtgatggagcaattcggttttcggattcttgttcagggagtgtcacaatcttgtcggacagtgtaattagtgatatataaattgtgacaattaatatcgttttttaaaatcgttttacactctaaattacatacacatagctttactattaatattatggcaTCGACATAAAAATATACGTCATTAAACGTGCAGCAACGCTTTTACGCTttgaaagatcttcgagaaacaggtctgtcaattaaaaatattggaaaaaattatggcattggcattagaacaattcaacgcattcacatgatgctacaaaaatgaatgcgcttggaaacaaaaataaacgcgaacttcagcgaagaaaaatagtaaagctacattattacgatatactaaataaaaaattattatcatggTTCGTACAAAGAGGGATACTAGGAGACCGTATAACCGATGCTCTTATATTAGACAAGGTGGCGGAATTAAGAGAAAATTTTCCGTCATATTCGGGATTTAAAGCGAGTCATGGGTGGTTAACAAGATTAAGAGACAACATGGCATACGCTTATCAAACATAGACAGGGAGAAAGCTAGTGTTGATCAGGATGCATCAAATGCTATTATAATCGATTTTGAAAAGAAGGTAGAGGAAGAAAATATaagtttggaaaatgtttacaatatggACGAAGGTGGACTTGTATGGAAAGCACTTCCAACAAGAATACTGGCTAGAGAAGAACGTTCCCGGCGAGGtcgaacagtgaactgttagatctacggaggtcgtaagtctccgattaaatcgtgtatgacaccgagtctgcgcgatttcctatgactctttcgagtgatacggatggtaagttgataaagaatggttttaacattggctgatatcaataacactatattttaacataacataacaatttttaacgctagggtgactaactgtacttggcttagaatgaattgagttgatggtgagacCATCGACGGAGTCTTAACCAAATTTTT
The DNA window shown above is from Megalopta genalis isolate 19385.01 unplaced genomic scaffold, iyMegGena1_principal scaffold0063, whole genome shotgun sequence and carries:
- the LOC143261727 gene encoding uncharacterized protein LOC143261727 — encoded protein: MAVQAMPAGKLETKMAESSAISPKDFHLEDAGAEKDRLKKQASFCVEIRPGAQNGQQVSQDGSQMKMQGLSVVQQSQVAPKMQSYSFQQAPQPVQSLGVFQAPQAYVVPQQSFVVPQQVVPQQVVPQQMMHQQVVPSVQTLQIIQPSQPCPQESKVQIVERRVEVPAPTPVPEVVTVKPQPQPERIVEPQTQVIETIKLVPVPPVCKDKLVVVPSKPMVVVPEPTIVKVPHCTHQSEGMTCNCNQQAIRAAAVGPVDHMHHMHMRAHTHPMHLGKMMTDFRFLKDPKA